Proteins encoded within one genomic window of Elaeis guineensis isolate ETL-2024a unplaced genomic scaffold, EG11 Super_Scaffold_1000061, whole genome shotgun sequence:
- the LOC140854548 gene encoding uncharacterized protein codes for MVRAVEEFKISSEMRDLKVEFGQAVFIKDFELCQEKVIRKFPELDLGFLDEASDDEAGPSEAAIGLPPAETSSTAVAAATDLPGASSSPTSAPKCPAKALPLPQEISLKLMIRDLRRKVRHLMKKSKKLDDELHRLRESNSEVTTEAARFRDLHKKGFMDYTWRKANFVTELKELRKCASDRSWTQASKISSLEVELAAAREKIGQLEGGSS; via the exons atggtccgggcagtggaggagttcaaaatctcctccgagatgagggatctgaaggttgagttcggccaggcCGTCTTCATCAAGGACTTCGAactttgccaagagaaggtgatCAGAAAGTTTCCCGAGCTGGACcttggcttcctggatgaggcatccgatgacgaAGCCGGGCCTTCAGAAGCTGCTATCGGTCTTCCTCCAGCTGAGACTTCCTCGACTGCCGTGGCTGCTGCGACCGACCTTCCAGGGGcatcgagctcccccacttctgccccgaag tgccctgccaaagctcttcccctaccacaggagatttctctgaagttgatgatccgagatctcagaaggaaagttcgtcacttgatgaagaaatcaaagaagctggatgacgaacttcaccggctgagggaGAGCAATTCGGAAGTCACTACGGAGGctgctcgctttcgggacctccacaaaaagggtttcatggacTACACCTGGAGGAAGGCTAACTTCGTGACAGAGCTTAAGGAACTTCGAAAATGtgccagtgaccgatcttggactcaggcttccaagatcagctcccttgaagtcgaactggcggctgcacgggagaagatcggccagttggaagggggcTCGTCCTGA